In Melanotaenia boesemani isolate fMelBoe1 chromosome 18, fMelBoe1.pri, whole genome shotgun sequence, the following proteins share a genomic window:
- the boc gene encoding brother of CDO isoform X3: MSGKRGWTLWMKKRSGPVLCVLGAVLLCCLQSNASASDEVPVFIEEPASVVQKLGGSVTLHCSALPTSVRVSWRLNGEQLVNGDLGVVVGPNSLFIPSLCNHTLGRYQCVATTSAGALASVPANVTAAKLRDFEPDDQQEIEVDEGNTAVIECHLPESQPKAQVRYSVKQEWLETSKGNYLIMPSGNLQIANATHDDEGPYKCAAYNPITQEVKTSTSTDRLRIRRATSEAARIIYPPEARSIMVTKGQRLVLECVASGIPTPQVTWAKDGQDLRFHNNTRFLLSNLLIDAVGEEDSGNYICRADNGIGSASSATVLYEVQVFEPPQVTVELQQQEVMYGETVRFTCQARGKPTPSVMWLHNAQPLILSPRHRVTSRGLRVSNVGPQDAGLYQCMAENGVGSSQASARLVTVSTGFSSRGRLPSIFRPLSPDKVLREQPPVRPGAAGATLPLDCSELPGQVLLPADAPIILSQPRTGKADYYELTWRPRHERGAPVLEYMIKYRKEGDPLAEWTSRSISGSLHKLTLAKLQPDSLYEVEMAAKNCAGLGQPAMMTFRTGKGRKGLGGQIDPPKTPAVPSPSLSPPEAPDRPTVSTATETSAYVTWIPRGNRGFPIQSFRVEYKKVKKPGEDWVTAVENIPPSRLSVEIMGLEKGTSYKFRVVAVNVIGSSPPSAPSKAYTVVGGRTHERPVDGPYITYNEAINETTIVLKWTYTPVNNTPIYGFYIYYRPTDSDNDSDYKKDVVEGDRYWHSITDLQPETAYDIKMQSFNEKGESEFGNVVILETKARPNHQRPDPSKDPILEPEDPKRLIRHGDLPYLIVGIVLGAFVFIIVAFIPFCLWRAWAKQKQTSDLCFSAVATPVSSCQYTMVPLQGLGLVGHCPLDAHMSSPHGVYNANGEYTLNGKPHHPKHCLPGLQQDEVDCDMECDTLLPQMVSNGQLSVYHYSSSDPDYHEPPCSPSDDGTLQLQVSSHQLVGGQEVGGTSSLCGGDGAEDIAQTDPTSIHLLFLEDEGIFTTSSSTATTPQPQDTLQDVNILPNEAPLENAGTADSTDA, from the exons ATGTCTGGAAAGCGCGGCTGGACTCTGTGGATGAAAAAGAGAAGTGGTCCAGTGTTGTGTGTTCTCGGTGCAGTACTACTGTGCTGCCTGCAGAGCAACGCTTCAGCCAGTG ATGAGGTGCCGGTGTTCATAGAAGAGCCTGCGTCAGTGGTGCAGAAGCTGGGAGGCAGCGTCACCTTACACTGCAGTGCTCTACCTACCTCAGTCAGAGTCAGCTGGCGTCTCAATGGCGAGCAGTTGGTGAACGGAGATTTGGGTGTAGTGGTGGGGCCCAACAGCCTGTTCATCCCCTCTCTCTGCAACCACACTCTGGGCAGATACCAGTGTGTAGCCACCACCAGTGCTGGAGCGCTGGCCAGCGTGCCTGCTAACGTCACCGCTGCCA AGCTGCGGGACTTCGAGCCTGATGACCAGCAGGAGATCGAAGTTGATGAAGGCAACACAGCTGTTATCGAATGTCACCTCCCCGAGAGTCAGCCCAAGGCTCAGGTCCGCTACAGTGTCAAACAGGAATGGCTGGAAACATCCAAAG GGAACTACCTCATCATGCCATCAGGGAACCTGCAGATAGCCAATGCCACACATGATGATGAGGGGCCGTACAAGTGTGCAGCCTACAACCCCATCACTCAGGAGGTCAAAACTTCCACATCCACCGATCGTCTGCGCATTCGCC GAGCCACATCAGAAGCAGCTCGGATCATTTACCCACCAGAGGCCCGTTCCATCATGGTGACCAAAGGCCAGCGGCTGGTATTGGAGTGTGTTGCCAGTGGCATCCCTACGCCACAGGTTACATGGGCAAAAGATGGACAGGACTTGCGTTTCCATAACAACACACGCTTCCTGCTTAGCAACCTGCTCATAGACGCAGTGGGCGAGGAAGATTCGGGGAATTATATCTGCCGGGCAGACAACGGTATCGGCTCAGCTAGCTCTGCTACGGTGCTCTATGAGGTCCAAGTGTTTG AGCCTCCTCAGGTGACCGTGGAgttgcagcagcaggaagtcatGTACGGCGAGACAGTGCGCTTCACCTGCCAGGCCCGTGGTAAACCCACCCCGTCTGTGATGTGGCTCCACAATGCCCAGCCCCTCATCCTGTCACCTCGCCACCGCGTAACCTCACGGGGATTACGCGTCTCTAATGTGGGCCCTCAGGACGCAGGCCTGTACCAGTGCATGGCAGAGAATGGTGTGGGCAGCTCCCAGGCCTCAGCTCGTCTCGTCACGGTATCAACTG ggTTTTCTTCTCGGGGGAGGTTACCTTCAATCTTTCGCCCTCTAAGCCCAGACAAGGTGCTGAGAGAGCAGCCTCCTGTGAGACCTGGGGCTGCTGGTGCCACTTTACCTCTGGACTGCTCTGAACTGCCAGGTCAGGTGTTGTTGCCTGCAGATGCCCCCATCATCCTTAGTCAGCCACGCACAGGCAAGGCTGACTACTATGAACTCACCTGGAGGCCGCGACATGAGCGAGGAGCCCCTGTGTTGGAATATATGATCAAATACAGAAAG GAGGGAGACCCTCTTGCAGAATGGACCTCCAGGAGTATCTCAGGCTCTCTCCATAAGCTGACTCTGGCAAAGCTGCAGCCAGACAGTCTGTATGAAGTGGAGATGGCTGCCAAGAACTGTGCAGGATTGGGACAACCAGCCATGATGACATTTAGAACTGGCAAAG GTCGCAAAGGTCTGGGAGGGCAAATTGATCCACCAAAAACTCCTGCCGTCCCTTCACCAAGCCTCTCTC CTCCTGAAGCTCCCGATAGGCCCACAGTCTCCACGGCTACGGAGACATCAGCGTACGTGACTTGGATTCCTCGTGGTAACCGCGGCTTCCCCATTCAGTCATTTCGGGTGGAGTACAAGAAGGTGAAGAAGCCAGGGGAGGACTGGGTGACGGCGGTGGAGAACATTCCCCCGTCGAGGCTGTCTGTGGAAATCATGGGGCTAGAAAAAG GTACATCTTATAAGTTTCGTGTGGTAGCAGTGAATGTGATTGGCTCCAGCCCTCCCAGTGCCCCGTCTAAAGCCTACACAGTGGTGGGTGGGAGAACACATGAACGCCCCGTTGATGGACCATACATCACCTACAACGAGGCCATCAATGAGACCACCATCGTTCTGAAATGGACG TACACTCCTGTAAACAACACACCCATCTATGGTTTCTACATCTACTATCGGCCAACTGACAGTGATAATGACAGTGACTATAAGAAGGATGTGGTAGAGGGAGACAGATACTGGCACTCAATCACCGATCTGCAGCCAGAGACCGCCTACGACATCAAGATGCAGAGCTTCAACGAGAAAGGAGAAAGTGAATTTGGCAACGTAGTGATCCTTGAAACAAAAG CTCGTCCTAACCACCAACGGCCTGACCCGTCAAAGGACCCAATACTGGAGCCAGAAGATCCCAAACGGCTGATCCGGCACGGTGACCTCCCTTACCTAATAGTTGGCATTGTCCTAGGAGCCTTTGTCTTCATCATTGTCGCCTTCATCCCCTTCTGCCTCTGGAGAGCTTGGGCCAAACAAA AGCAAACATCAGatttgtgtttctctgctgttgCCACCCCGGTGTCTTCATGCCAGTACACGATGGTTCCCCTTCAAGGACTTGGCCTGGTTGGACACTGTCCTCTGGATGCACATATGTCGTCTCCGCATGGCGTTTACAATGCTAATGGAGAATACACACTGAACGGCAAACCTCACCACCCAAAACACTGCCTGCCAGGACTACAGCAG GATGAAGTGGATTGTGATATGGAGTGTGACACACTGCTGCCACAGATGGTGTCAAATGGACAGCTGTCTGTTTACCATTACTCCAgcag tgaCCCTGATTATCACGAACCACCCTGCAGCCCGTCAGACGATGGCACTCTTCAGCTCCAGGTATCTTCCCATCAGCTCGTCGGTGGACAGGAAGTGGGAGGCACCAGCAGCCTATGTGGTGGAGATGGAGCAGAGGACATTGCTCAAA cagACCCAACATCTATTCATCTTCTATTCCTAGAAGACGAGGGAATTTTTACCACATCGTCTTCAACAGCCACAACCCCACAACCCCAAGATACGCTACAGGACGTGAACATCCTCCCGAATGAAGCTCCCCTTGAGAACGCAGGGACAGCTGACTCTACAGATGCATAA
- the boc gene encoding brother of CDO isoform X2: MCLWGSAWKMSGKRGWTLWMKKRSGPVLCVLGAVLLCCLQSNASASDEVPVFIEEPASVVQKLGGSVTLHCSALPTSVRVSWRLNGEQLVNGDLGVVVGPNSLFIPSLCNHTLGRYQCVATTSAGALASVPANVTAAKLRDFEPDDQQEIEVDEGNTAVIECHLPESQPKAQVRYSVKQEWLETSKGNYLIMPSGNLQIANATHDDEGPYKCAAYNPITQEVKTSTSTDRLRIRRATSEAARIIYPPEARSIMVTKGQRLVLECVASGIPTPQVTWAKDGQDLRFHNNTRFLLSNLLIDAVGEEDSGNYICRADNGIGSASSATVLYEVQVFEPPQVTVELQQQEVMYGETVRFTCQARGKPTPSVMWLHNAQPLILSPRHRVTSRGLRVSNVGPQDAGLYQCMAENGVGSSQASARLVTVSTGFSSRGRLPSIFRPLSPDKVLREQPPVRPGAAGATLPLDCSELPGQVLLPADAPIILSQPRTGKADYYELTWRPRHERGAPVLEYMIKYRKEGDPLAEWTSRSISGSLHKLTLAKLQPDSLYEVEMAAKNCAGLGQPAMMTFRTGKGRKGLGGQIDPPKTPAVPSPSLSPPEAPDRPTVSTATETSAYVTWIPRGNRGFPIQSFRVEYKKVKKPGEDWVTAVENIPPSRLSVEIMGLEKGTSYKFRVVAVNVIGSSPPSAPSKAYTVVGGRTHERPVDGPYITYNEAINETTIVLKWTYTPVNNTPIYGFYIYYRPTDSDNDSDYKKDVVEGDRYWHSITDLQPETAYDIKMQSFNEKGESEFGNVVILETKARPNHQRPDPSKDPILEPEDPKRLIRHGDLPYLIVGIVLGAFVFIIVAFIPFCLWRAWAKQKQTSDLCFSAVATPVSSCQYTMVPLQGLGLVGHCPLDAHMSSPHGVYNANGEYTLNGKPHHPKHCLPGLQQDEVDCDMECDTLLPQMVSNGQLSVYHYSSSDPDYHEPPCSPSDDGTLQLQVSSHQLVGGQEVGGTSSLCGGDGAEDIAQNPTSIHLLFLEDEGIFTTSSSTATTPQPQDTLQDVNILPNEAPLENAGTADSTDA, encoded by the exons ATGTGCCTCT gGGGTAGTGCATGGAAAATGTCTGGAAAGCGCGGCTGGACTCTGTGGATGAAAAAGAGAAGTGGTCCAGTGTTGTGTGTTCTCGGTGCAGTACTACTGTGCTGCCTGCAGAGCAACGCTTCAGCCAGTG ATGAGGTGCCGGTGTTCATAGAAGAGCCTGCGTCAGTGGTGCAGAAGCTGGGAGGCAGCGTCACCTTACACTGCAGTGCTCTACCTACCTCAGTCAGAGTCAGCTGGCGTCTCAATGGCGAGCAGTTGGTGAACGGAGATTTGGGTGTAGTGGTGGGGCCCAACAGCCTGTTCATCCCCTCTCTCTGCAACCACACTCTGGGCAGATACCAGTGTGTAGCCACCACCAGTGCTGGAGCGCTGGCCAGCGTGCCTGCTAACGTCACCGCTGCCA AGCTGCGGGACTTCGAGCCTGATGACCAGCAGGAGATCGAAGTTGATGAAGGCAACACAGCTGTTATCGAATGTCACCTCCCCGAGAGTCAGCCCAAGGCTCAGGTCCGCTACAGTGTCAAACAGGAATGGCTGGAAACATCCAAAG GGAACTACCTCATCATGCCATCAGGGAACCTGCAGATAGCCAATGCCACACATGATGATGAGGGGCCGTACAAGTGTGCAGCCTACAACCCCATCACTCAGGAGGTCAAAACTTCCACATCCACCGATCGTCTGCGCATTCGCC GAGCCACATCAGAAGCAGCTCGGATCATTTACCCACCAGAGGCCCGTTCCATCATGGTGACCAAAGGCCAGCGGCTGGTATTGGAGTGTGTTGCCAGTGGCATCCCTACGCCACAGGTTACATGGGCAAAAGATGGACAGGACTTGCGTTTCCATAACAACACACGCTTCCTGCTTAGCAACCTGCTCATAGACGCAGTGGGCGAGGAAGATTCGGGGAATTATATCTGCCGGGCAGACAACGGTATCGGCTCAGCTAGCTCTGCTACGGTGCTCTATGAGGTCCAAGTGTTTG AGCCTCCTCAGGTGACCGTGGAgttgcagcagcaggaagtcatGTACGGCGAGACAGTGCGCTTCACCTGCCAGGCCCGTGGTAAACCCACCCCGTCTGTGATGTGGCTCCACAATGCCCAGCCCCTCATCCTGTCACCTCGCCACCGCGTAACCTCACGGGGATTACGCGTCTCTAATGTGGGCCCTCAGGACGCAGGCCTGTACCAGTGCATGGCAGAGAATGGTGTGGGCAGCTCCCAGGCCTCAGCTCGTCTCGTCACGGTATCAACTG ggTTTTCTTCTCGGGGGAGGTTACCTTCAATCTTTCGCCCTCTAAGCCCAGACAAGGTGCTGAGAGAGCAGCCTCCTGTGAGACCTGGGGCTGCTGGTGCCACTTTACCTCTGGACTGCTCTGAACTGCCAGGTCAGGTGTTGTTGCCTGCAGATGCCCCCATCATCCTTAGTCAGCCACGCACAGGCAAGGCTGACTACTATGAACTCACCTGGAGGCCGCGACATGAGCGAGGAGCCCCTGTGTTGGAATATATGATCAAATACAGAAAG GAGGGAGACCCTCTTGCAGAATGGACCTCCAGGAGTATCTCAGGCTCTCTCCATAAGCTGACTCTGGCAAAGCTGCAGCCAGACAGTCTGTATGAAGTGGAGATGGCTGCCAAGAACTGTGCAGGATTGGGACAACCAGCCATGATGACATTTAGAACTGGCAAAG GTCGCAAAGGTCTGGGAGGGCAAATTGATCCACCAAAAACTCCTGCCGTCCCTTCACCAAGCCTCTCTC CTCCTGAAGCTCCCGATAGGCCCACAGTCTCCACGGCTACGGAGACATCAGCGTACGTGACTTGGATTCCTCGTGGTAACCGCGGCTTCCCCATTCAGTCATTTCGGGTGGAGTACAAGAAGGTGAAGAAGCCAGGGGAGGACTGGGTGACGGCGGTGGAGAACATTCCCCCGTCGAGGCTGTCTGTGGAAATCATGGGGCTAGAAAAAG GTACATCTTATAAGTTTCGTGTGGTAGCAGTGAATGTGATTGGCTCCAGCCCTCCCAGTGCCCCGTCTAAAGCCTACACAGTGGTGGGTGGGAGAACACATGAACGCCCCGTTGATGGACCATACATCACCTACAACGAGGCCATCAATGAGACCACCATCGTTCTGAAATGGACG TACACTCCTGTAAACAACACACCCATCTATGGTTTCTACATCTACTATCGGCCAACTGACAGTGATAATGACAGTGACTATAAGAAGGATGTGGTAGAGGGAGACAGATACTGGCACTCAATCACCGATCTGCAGCCAGAGACCGCCTACGACATCAAGATGCAGAGCTTCAACGAGAAAGGAGAAAGTGAATTTGGCAACGTAGTGATCCTTGAAACAAAAG CTCGTCCTAACCACCAACGGCCTGACCCGTCAAAGGACCCAATACTGGAGCCAGAAGATCCCAAACGGCTGATCCGGCACGGTGACCTCCCTTACCTAATAGTTGGCATTGTCCTAGGAGCCTTTGTCTTCATCATTGTCGCCTTCATCCCCTTCTGCCTCTGGAGAGCTTGGGCCAAACAAA AGCAAACATCAGatttgtgtttctctgctgttgCCACCCCGGTGTCTTCATGCCAGTACACGATGGTTCCCCTTCAAGGACTTGGCCTGGTTGGACACTGTCCTCTGGATGCACATATGTCGTCTCCGCATGGCGTTTACAATGCTAATGGAGAATACACACTGAACGGCAAACCTCACCACCCAAAACACTGCCTGCCAGGACTACAGCAG GATGAAGTGGATTGTGATATGGAGTGTGACACACTGCTGCCACAGATGGTGTCAAATGGACAGCTGTCTGTTTACCATTACTCCAgcag tgaCCCTGATTATCACGAACCACCCTGCAGCCCGTCAGACGATGGCACTCTTCAGCTCCAGGTATCTTCCCATCAGCTCGTCGGTGGACAGGAAGTGGGAGGCACCAGCAGCCTATGTGGTGGAGATGGAGCAGAGGACATTGCTCAAA ACCCAACATCTATTCATCTTCTATTCCTAGAAGACGAGGGAATTTTTACCACATCGTCTTCAACAGCCACAACCCCACAACCCCAAGATACGCTACAGGACGTGAACATCCTCCCGAATGAAGCTCCCCTTGAGAACGCAGGGACAGCTGACTCTACAGATGCATAA
- the boc gene encoding brother of CDO isoform X1 yields the protein MCLWGSAWKMSGKRGWTLWMKKRSGPVLCVLGAVLLCCLQSNASASDEVPVFIEEPASVVQKLGGSVTLHCSALPTSVRVSWRLNGEQLVNGDLGVVVGPNSLFIPSLCNHTLGRYQCVATTSAGALASVPANVTAAKLRDFEPDDQQEIEVDEGNTAVIECHLPESQPKAQVRYSVKQEWLETSKGNYLIMPSGNLQIANATHDDEGPYKCAAYNPITQEVKTSTSTDRLRIRRATSEAARIIYPPEARSIMVTKGQRLVLECVASGIPTPQVTWAKDGQDLRFHNNTRFLLSNLLIDAVGEEDSGNYICRADNGIGSASSATVLYEVQVFEPPQVTVELQQQEVMYGETVRFTCQARGKPTPSVMWLHNAQPLILSPRHRVTSRGLRVSNVGPQDAGLYQCMAENGVGSSQASARLVTVSTGFSSRGRLPSIFRPLSPDKVLREQPPVRPGAAGATLPLDCSELPGQVLLPADAPIILSQPRTGKADYYELTWRPRHERGAPVLEYMIKYRKEGDPLAEWTSRSISGSLHKLTLAKLQPDSLYEVEMAAKNCAGLGQPAMMTFRTGKGRKGLGGQIDPPKTPAVPSPSLSPPEAPDRPTVSTATETSAYVTWIPRGNRGFPIQSFRVEYKKVKKPGEDWVTAVENIPPSRLSVEIMGLEKGTSYKFRVVAVNVIGSSPPSAPSKAYTVVGGRTHERPVDGPYITYNEAINETTIVLKWTYTPVNNTPIYGFYIYYRPTDSDNDSDYKKDVVEGDRYWHSITDLQPETAYDIKMQSFNEKGESEFGNVVILETKARPNHQRPDPSKDPILEPEDPKRLIRHGDLPYLIVGIVLGAFVFIIVAFIPFCLWRAWAKQKQTSDLCFSAVATPVSSCQYTMVPLQGLGLVGHCPLDAHMSSPHGVYNANGEYTLNGKPHHPKHCLPGLQQDEVDCDMECDTLLPQMVSNGQLSVYHYSSSDPDYHEPPCSPSDDGTLQLQVSSHQLVGGQEVGGTSSLCGGDGAEDIAQTDPTSIHLLFLEDEGIFTTSSSTATTPQPQDTLQDVNILPNEAPLENAGTADSTDA from the exons ATGTGCCTCT gGGGTAGTGCATGGAAAATGTCTGGAAAGCGCGGCTGGACTCTGTGGATGAAAAAGAGAAGTGGTCCAGTGTTGTGTGTTCTCGGTGCAGTACTACTGTGCTGCCTGCAGAGCAACGCTTCAGCCAGTG ATGAGGTGCCGGTGTTCATAGAAGAGCCTGCGTCAGTGGTGCAGAAGCTGGGAGGCAGCGTCACCTTACACTGCAGTGCTCTACCTACCTCAGTCAGAGTCAGCTGGCGTCTCAATGGCGAGCAGTTGGTGAACGGAGATTTGGGTGTAGTGGTGGGGCCCAACAGCCTGTTCATCCCCTCTCTCTGCAACCACACTCTGGGCAGATACCAGTGTGTAGCCACCACCAGTGCTGGAGCGCTGGCCAGCGTGCCTGCTAACGTCACCGCTGCCA AGCTGCGGGACTTCGAGCCTGATGACCAGCAGGAGATCGAAGTTGATGAAGGCAACACAGCTGTTATCGAATGTCACCTCCCCGAGAGTCAGCCCAAGGCTCAGGTCCGCTACAGTGTCAAACAGGAATGGCTGGAAACATCCAAAG GGAACTACCTCATCATGCCATCAGGGAACCTGCAGATAGCCAATGCCACACATGATGATGAGGGGCCGTACAAGTGTGCAGCCTACAACCCCATCACTCAGGAGGTCAAAACTTCCACATCCACCGATCGTCTGCGCATTCGCC GAGCCACATCAGAAGCAGCTCGGATCATTTACCCACCAGAGGCCCGTTCCATCATGGTGACCAAAGGCCAGCGGCTGGTATTGGAGTGTGTTGCCAGTGGCATCCCTACGCCACAGGTTACATGGGCAAAAGATGGACAGGACTTGCGTTTCCATAACAACACACGCTTCCTGCTTAGCAACCTGCTCATAGACGCAGTGGGCGAGGAAGATTCGGGGAATTATATCTGCCGGGCAGACAACGGTATCGGCTCAGCTAGCTCTGCTACGGTGCTCTATGAGGTCCAAGTGTTTG AGCCTCCTCAGGTGACCGTGGAgttgcagcagcaggaagtcatGTACGGCGAGACAGTGCGCTTCACCTGCCAGGCCCGTGGTAAACCCACCCCGTCTGTGATGTGGCTCCACAATGCCCAGCCCCTCATCCTGTCACCTCGCCACCGCGTAACCTCACGGGGATTACGCGTCTCTAATGTGGGCCCTCAGGACGCAGGCCTGTACCAGTGCATGGCAGAGAATGGTGTGGGCAGCTCCCAGGCCTCAGCTCGTCTCGTCACGGTATCAACTG ggTTTTCTTCTCGGGGGAGGTTACCTTCAATCTTTCGCCCTCTAAGCCCAGACAAGGTGCTGAGAGAGCAGCCTCCTGTGAGACCTGGGGCTGCTGGTGCCACTTTACCTCTGGACTGCTCTGAACTGCCAGGTCAGGTGTTGTTGCCTGCAGATGCCCCCATCATCCTTAGTCAGCCACGCACAGGCAAGGCTGACTACTATGAACTCACCTGGAGGCCGCGACATGAGCGAGGAGCCCCTGTGTTGGAATATATGATCAAATACAGAAAG GAGGGAGACCCTCTTGCAGAATGGACCTCCAGGAGTATCTCAGGCTCTCTCCATAAGCTGACTCTGGCAAAGCTGCAGCCAGACAGTCTGTATGAAGTGGAGATGGCTGCCAAGAACTGTGCAGGATTGGGACAACCAGCCATGATGACATTTAGAACTGGCAAAG GTCGCAAAGGTCTGGGAGGGCAAATTGATCCACCAAAAACTCCTGCCGTCCCTTCACCAAGCCTCTCTC CTCCTGAAGCTCCCGATAGGCCCACAGTCTCCACGGCTACGGAGACATCAGCGTACGTGACTTGGATTCCTCGTGGTAACCGCGGCTTCCCCATTCAGTCATTTCGGGTGGAGTACAAGAAGGTGAAGAAGCCAGGGGAGGACTGGGTGACGGCGGTGGAGAACATTCCCCCGTCGAGGCTGTCTGTGGAAATCATGGGGCTAGAAAAAG GTACATCTTATAAGTTTCGTGTGGTAGCAGTGAATGTGATTGGCTCCAGCCCTCCCAGTGCCCCGTCTAAAGCCTACACAGTGGTGGGTGGGAGAACACATGAACGCCCCGTTGATGGACCATACATCACCTACAACGAGGCCATCAATGAGACCACCATCGTTCTGAAATGGACG TACACTCCTGTAAACAACACACCCATCTATGGTTTCTACATCTACTATCGGCCAACTGACAGTGATAATGACAGTGACTATAAGAAGGATGTGGTAGAGGGAGACAGATACTGGCACTCAATCACCGATCTGCAGCCAGAGACCGCCTACGACATCAAGATGCAGAGCTTCAACGAGAAAGGAGAAAGTGAATTTGGCAACGTAGTGATCCTTGAAACAAAAG CTCGTCCTAACCACCAACGGCCTGACCCGTCAAAGGACCCAATACTGGAGCCAGAAGATCCCAAACGGCTGATCCGGCACGGTGACCTCCCTTACCTAATAGTTGGCATTGTCCTAGGAGCCTTTGTCTTCATCATTGTCGCCTTCATCCCCTTCTGCCTCTGGAGAGCTTGGGCCAAACAAA AGCAAACATCAGatttgtgtttctctgctgttgCCACCCCGGTGTCTTCATGCCAGTACACGATGGTTCCCCTTCAAGGACTTGGCCTGGTTGGACACTGTCCTCTGGATGCACATATGTCGTCTCCGCATGGCGTTTACAATGCTAATGGAGAATACACACTGAACGGCAAACCTCACCACCCAAAACACTGCCTGCCAGGACTACAGCAG GATGAAGTGGATTGTGATATGGAGTGTGACACACTGCTGCCACAGATGGTGTCAAATGGACAGCTGTCTGTTTACCATTACTCCAgcag tgaCCCTGATTATCACGAACCACCCTGCAGCCCGTCAGACGATGGCACTCTTCAGCTCCAGGTATCTTCCCATCAGCTCGTCGGTGGACAGGAAGTGGGAGGCACCAGCAGCCTATGTGGTGGAGATGGAGCAGAGGACATTGCTCAAA cagACCCAACATCTATTCATCTTCTATTCCTAGAAGACGAGGGAATTTTTACCACATCGTCTTCAACAGCCACAACCCCACAACCCCAAGATACGCTACAGGACGTGAACATCCTCCCGAATGAAGCTCCCCTTGAGAACGCAGGGACAGCTGACTCTACAGATGCATAA